Within the Cetobacterium somerae ATCC BAA-474 genome, the region TAAATATAATTTAGAAAAAAAAGATTCTAAAATTAAAGTCACATATTTTACAGAATTGTTAGCAGAAGCTTTAAATCTTAAAACAGAGGAGGAATAATGATTAGGGAGAAAAAAAATCCTAAAAAAAATTCAGAGGTTCAAAAAATAATTGAACTGAGTAAAGAAAAAATAGATGATTGTATGCAATGTGGAAAGTGTTCAGCAGGTTGTCCTGCAAATGCTGGAATGGATATTTTACCTCATCAAGTTATAAGATTTTTGCAAATTGGAGATGTAAAAAAATTAAGAGAATCAAAGTCTATTTGGAATTGTGCAGCTTGTTTTACTTGTGAATCGCGATGCCCAAGAGATGTAAGTGTTTCAAAATTAATGGAAGCAGTAAGACAAACAGTTGTTAGAAAACAAGGAGAGGATAGATTGACTCCTGAAGTTGTTTCAAAATTAATGAGAGATAGAGATATGCCACAACAAGCAGTTGTAAGTGGTTTTCGTAAATATAGTAAATAATTTTTTTTGTTAAGGGAGGAAAATCAGTGCGTAAAGTAGGGGTATTTGTTTGTTGGTGTGGAAGTAATATTGCTGGTACTGTCGATGTAGAAAAAGTAAGAGATGCAGTGAAAGATATGCCAGGGGTAGTACATTCAGTAGATTACCAATATATGTGCTCAGAGGTAGGTCAAAACTATTTAAAAGATGCTATAAAAGAAAAAGGATTAGATAGAATAGTCGTTGCTTCTTGTTCACCTAGAATGCATGAAGCAACATTTAGAAAAGCAGCAGAATCAGCTGGATTGAATCCATATTTAGTAGAGATAGCAAATATAAGAGAACACTGTTCTTGGGTTCACAAAGATAAGGAAGTAGGAACTGAAAAAGCCATATCCTTAACAAAGGCAGCCATAGCTAAAGCAACTTTAAATGAAGAATTAATAGCAGGAACTACTGCAGTTGAAAAAAGAGCTTTAGTAATAGGTGGAGGAATAGCAGGGATTCAGACAGCTTTGGATATTGCTGACGCAGGATACTTAGTTGATATAGTTGAGCAAGCTCCTACAATTGGAGGAAAAATGGCTCAAATAGATAAAACATTCCCTACATTAGATTGTTCGGCATGTATATTAACGCCAAAAATGGTTGATGCAGCAGCACATCCAAATATAACACTATATACATATAGTGAAGTAGAAAATGTAAGTGGGTTTGTAGGTAACTTTAATGTAGCTATAAAGAAAAAACCAAGATATGTAGATATGGATAAATGCACTGGATGTGGAGTTTGTATAGAGAAATGTCCATCTAAAAAAGGAAAAAGTGAATTTGAAGAGGGATTAGCCACAAGAACAGCAATTTATACTCCATTTGCTCAGTCTGTACCAAAAGTTCCAGTTATAGATAAGGAACAATGTTTAAAGTTCAAAACTGGAAAGTGTGGAGTATGCTCTATAGTTTGTGGAACTAAGGCTATAAAATTTGATCAAGAAGAGGAGATTATTAATCAAAAATATGGAGCTATAGTTTTAGCAACTGGATTTGACTTAATAAAATTAGATGAATTTGGAGAATATCATTATGATCATCCAGATGTTATAACAGGTCTTGAATTTGAAAGATTAACAAATGCAGCAGGACCTACAAAAGGAAAATTTGTAAAGCCTTCAAATGGAGAAAGACCAAAAAAAGTTGTTTTTGTTCAGTGCGTTGGCTCAAGAGATAAAAGTGAAAGAGGAAAATCATATTGCTCGAAGATATGTTGTATGTATACAGCCAAGCATGCTATGTTAATAAAAGATAAATATCCAGATACAGAAGTTTATGTATTTTATATAGATGTACGTACTCCTGGTAAGAATTTTGATGAATTCCAAAGAAGAGCTGTAGAAGAATACGGGGTTCACTATATAAAAGGAATGGTTGGAAAAGTTATGCCAGAAGGATCTAAACTAATGGTTCAAGCTGTAGATACGTTATCAGGAGTACCATTAGAAATAGATGCAGATATGGTAGTATTAGCCTCAGCAACATCAGCTAAGCCAGACGCAGTAGCATTAAAAAGAAAATTAAATATAAGTGGGGATTTAAATAACTTCTTTACGGAAGCTCACCCAAAGTTAAAACCTGTAGAAACAGCCTCAGCTGGAATATATTTAGCAGGAGCATGTCAAGGACCAAAAGATATACCTGAAACAGTAGCACAAGCTAGTGCGGCAGCAGCAAAAGCAATAATTTTATTAAGCAAAAAAGAGTTAACAAATAATGCCTGTGTGTCTAATGTAAATAAAAATATTTGTAGTGGATGTAAAGCTTGTTCGAAGATGTGTCCATATGATGCTATAAAAGTTAAAATGATGGATATATATGATCATGGGAAAGTTGTAAGAAAAGAAGTGGCTGAAGTGAATGAAGCTCTATGCCAAGGGTGTGGAGGATGTACTGTTTCTTGTCGTCCAGGTGCAATAGATTTAAAAGGATTTACAAATAAACAGATAATGGCGGAGGTAGACGCAATATGTCTTTAGAAATAAATAAAACAGAAGAGTTCAAACCTTTAATAGTTGCTTTTTGTTGCAACTGGTGTAGCTATGCAGGTGCAGATTTAGCAGGAACGAGTAGATTAAATTATCCAGCTAATGTAAAAATAATCCGTGTACCATGTTCATGTAGAGTTAATCCAAATTTTGTTCTTCGTGCTTTTCAAAAAGGAGCAGATGGAGTTGTAATGGCAGGATGTCATCCAGGGGATTGTCATTATTCAACAGGAAATTATTATACAAGAAGACGTTTCTCGGTTTTTACTAATCTTCTTCAATTTATGGGAGTAGAGAAAGATAGATTTAAAGTTGATTGGATATCAGCAGCAGAAGCAAATAAATTTTCTACAGTTATGAATGATATTTTAGAAAAAGTTCATAAATTAGGACCAAACAGAAAGTTGAGGGATATGAGATGGGAAAGATAGAGATATTATTAGAAGCAAAAGAGGATTTAATAGCAAAAAAAATAGATGTGATAATAGGTTGGAAAAAAGAGGATAATTCTATTGAATCGATTCCAACTTTCGTAGAGAATTTAGAAGAGTTTGAAACACTTATAATTGATGATTACTGTGTAAATAATTTATCTAAATATTTAATAGATGAAGCAAATAACGGAAGAAAAGTAGGGGTTTTCTTAAAAAAATGTGATGAAAAAGGTTTTGAGCAAATTGTAATGGATAATAGAATAGTTAAAGAAAATATTGTTACTTATAAAATATCTTGTAATGGAATGAAGAATTTTATGACGAATGAGATATTTAGAAAATGTGAAGAATGTTTAGATGAAACGATAGATAAATATTCTGATGTCAAAGAGATAGAAGAGATGAGTTATGATGAAAGATATGAGTATTGGATGGGAGAGATGTCTAAATGTATTAGATGTAATGCCTGTAGAAATATTTGTCCTGCTTGTAATTGTGAAACTTGTGTTTTTGAGAATAAAAATGAAGATGTTCTAGGAAAAGCTAATAATGAAAGTGAAACAGGATTCTATCAAATTATAAGAGCTTATCATGTAGCAGGAAGATGTTCTGACTGTGGTGAGTGTGAAAGAATTTGTCCAGTCGGAATTCCTTTAGGAAAGATAAATAGAAAAATAATAAAGGATTTAGATGAACTTTATGGTGCTGAAGAAGATACGTTATCAAACTATAATATAGAGGATAAAGATAGTTTCACAGAGAAAAAGGGAGGGAAATAATGAAAAAGTTATCTAAAAAAAATTTAAATGCCCTTTGGGAAATTATAAATGAAGAGTATAACTTATTTCTTCCTAAAAAAGATAGAGGGATACTAAAGTTTAAAAATTTTATAGAGGAGGGAGAAGTAGATTTAGAAACTTTAAAAACAACAGTCCCTTTAAAAAACTTTGTATTTCCTCAAAATGAAACATATTTAAAATTTAAGACAGAGAATAAAAAAATAAAATTTAAAGTAGAAGGGGTTTCAGAAGAAAAATATGTAATTTTTGGTGCTAGACCTTGCGATATTAAATCATTAGAAATATTAGATAATATTTTTTTAAGAGAACCAGTTGATACGTATTATAAGGCTCATAGAGATAGAGGTATTATAATATCTTTAGCTTGTAACACTATTGAAAGTAGTTGTTTTTGCGAAATTTTTGGAATAGAGCCAACATCAATTTTTAAATCTACAGATATATCCCTAGTTGATTGTGGGGACTTCTATTATTGGAATGAAGTAACTGAAGAGGGTAAGATATTAACAGAAAAGCTTAAAAATATTTTAGAAAACATAGAAGAAGTAGATAAAGAGTTACATGAAAATAGGAAAGAGATTATCAAAAAAAAATCAGAAGAAAATATTTTGAATAGTTTAGAAATAAATAAGATTGGAGAGCTAAAAGAAGTTTTTGAAAATGAAAAAGTATGGAAAGAGTTGTCAAGAAGATGTTTAGCTTGTGGATCGTGTACATATGTTTGTCCAACTTGTCACTGTTATGATGTAAAAGATTATGCTGGAAATAATAGTGGTGAAAGATTTAGATGTTGGGATTCGTGTATGTATTCAGAATTTACTTTAATGGCACATGGAAACCCTAGAACAACTCAAATGCAAAGAGTAAGACAGAGGTTTATGCATAAATTAGTATATTATCCAAATAATCACGATGGAATTTATTCTTGTGTTGGATGTGGAAGATGTATAGAAAAGTGCCCGGTGCATATTGATATAGTAAAAGTAATAAAAAAATTGGCGGTGAATAAATAATGGCTTGTACATGTCATGAAAAGGACCCATTGGTTCCACAAATAGCAAAATTAGAATTTGTAAGAAGAGATACACCAGATGTAACAACATTTAGAATAGTATCAGAGAATGGAAAGGCACCTTTTGAGTTTAAACCTGGGCAGTGTGCAATGATATCTGTACCACCTCTAGGGGAAGCTATTTTTTCAATAACGTCATCTCCAACTGAAGAGGGATATATAGAGTGTAGTATAAAAAAATGTGGTGTTGTAACAGATTATTTACATACATTAGAAGCAGGAGACGAAATTGGAATAAGAGGACCATACGGAAATAATTTTCCTGTGGAATTACTAAAAGGAAAAGACTTATTATTTATAGGTGGAGGAATTGGATTGGCACCTTTAAGATCGGTTATAAATTATGTTATGGATAGAAGAGATGAATTTGGAAAAGTTGATATAGTTTATGGTGCTAGAACACCAGAAGACTTAGTTCATCCAAAAGATATATTTGAAGTTTGGCCAAAATCGGAAAATACAGATGTATACTTAACAGTTGATAAAGAGGCAGAAAATTGGAATGGACATGTTGGTTTTGTTCCAAGTTATATAAAAGAATTAGAGTTTAATACTAATAAGGTAGCTCTTGTTTGTGGTCCTCCAATAATGATTAAATATGTTCTTCAAGGACTTGAAGAGTTGGGATTTAAAAAAGAGCAGGTTTATACAACTTTAGAATTAAAAATGAAGTGTGGATTTGGAAAATGTGGACGTTGTAATATAGGGGATAAATATGTATGTAAAGATGGACCTGTATTTAGATGTGATGAAATAACAGAGCTTCCAGACGAATATTAATCTTTATTAGGAGGAGAATAAGAAAGTGACAGATAAAAAAATGGTGGATATATATATATTGGGTAAAAAATACACAGTACCGAATACGTTAACAATAATGGAATCAATGGAATATGCTGGTTATCAGTTAAAAAGAGGTTGTGGATGCAGATCTGGATTTTGTGGTGCATGTGCAACAGTTTATAGAGTAAAAGGGAATAAGGAAATGAAAGTTGTTTTAGCTTGCCAAAGTAAGGTTGAAGACAATATGTATCTGACTCAGATTCCATTTTTCCCAGGAGATAAAGGGATATATAATATAGATAAATTAGATTCTACAGCAGATTCTATTGCGAAATATTATCCTGAAATTTATAAGTGTATTGGATGTAATTCTTGTACAAAAGGGTGTTCACAAGGTTTGGATGTAATGCAGTATATTGGTTACGCTCAAAGAGGAGAATTAGAAAAGTGTGCTCATACATCTTTTGATTGTGTGTCTTGTGGAATATGTGCAACTAGATGTCCAGCTGGAATAACTCATTATAATGTTGGACTTTTAGCACGTAGATTAACAGGAAAATATATTTCAGCTGAAACAAAGCACTTGAATGATAGAGTAAAGGAAATAGAAGATGGAGAGCATGATTTAGCTTTAGAGGAGCTTATGAAAAAAGATATATCAGAATTAAAAAATTTATATAATAATAGAGATATCACAAAATAGAAATTTGGAGGAGAGTTAATGTATACACCAGAAATGAGAGAGTTAATAAAGAAAGTTGAAGCAACTCGTGCTCAAAGAATAGCTCAAGGGGATTTCCCAAGAATGACTGCAGATGAGAAAACTGATGTTTTAAAAGAAAATCATCCAGATTATATAGAAGAAGGATTTGTTGAAATAAAAATTGGACCTAATAAAGGAGATAAGGTGCCAACTGAATTGGGATTATTACTTCATGGAAAAAGTAGATTAGAAAATATAGACATAGATTTAAACAAAATTGATTATGAAACAGATGTACTTATTATTGGTGGTGGTGGTGCAGGCGCAGCAGCAGCCTTAGAAGCACATAAAGTAGGGGCAAAAGTATTAATAGCTACAAAATTACGTTTTGGAGATGCAAATACAATGATGGCAGAGGGAGGAATTCAAGCGGCAGATAAACCAGATGATTCTCCAGCGAAACATTATTTAGATGTAATGGGGGGAGGACACTATTCAAATGTTCCAGAATTAGCAGCGGCTTTAGTGAAGGATGCACCTTTAGCGATAAAGTGGTTAGATAATTTGGGGGTTATGTTTGATAAAGAAAAAGATGGAACTATGGTAACTACACATGGTGGAGGAACATCTAGAAAAAGAATGCATGCAGCAGCAGATTATTCTGGAGCAGAAATAATGCGTGTGTTAAGAGATGAAGTTCAAAATCAAGAGATTGAAGTTTTAGAATTTTCACCAGCAGTTGAATTAGTTTTAGATGAGGAGAGAAAAGTTGCAGGAGCAGTTTTATATAATATTGAAACAGAGGAATATCATGTAGTAAAAGCTAAAACAGTTATATTAGCAACAGGTGGAGCAGGAAGATTACACTATCAAGGGTTTCCAACATCAAATCATTATGGTGCAACAGCAGATGGTTTAGTATTAGGATATAGAGCAGGAGCAAAATTAGCATTTGCAGATACAATCCAGTATCATCCTACAGGTGTAGCTTTTCCAGCTCAAATATTTGGAGCGTTAGTTACAGAAAAAGTTCGTAGTTTAGGAGCAACACCACTAAATATAGATGGAGAACAGTTTGTATATCATTTAGAAACAAGAGATGTGGAAGCATCTGCAATAATAAGAGAGTGTAATAAAAAAAATAAAGGTATTGAAGCTCCAAATGGAGTTAAAGGTGTTTGGTTAGATACACCTTTAATTGAAATTTTAAATGGTCCTGGAACAATAGAAAAGAGAGTTCCAGCAATGTTAAGAATGTATCAAAAATTTGGAATAGATATGAGAAAAGAACCGATTTTAATTTATCCAACACTTCATTATCAAAATGGAGGGTTGCTAATAGATGAAAATGGAGCTACAGAAATTAAAAACCTATATGTTGCAGGAGAAGCAGCAGGAGGAATTCATGGAAAAAATAGGTTGATGGGGAATTCACTTTTAGATATAATAGTCTTTGGAAGAAGGGCGGGAAAAGCAGCAGGAAGTATCTCTAAAGATGTTGAAATTACAAACCTAACATTAAATCATGTTGAAAAGTATCACAAAATGTTAAAGAAGGAAAATATTCAACTAAGTAGTATATCTCCTATGTTATTACCAAATTATACGCATAGAGGGAAGTAAATATGGGAAAAGAATACGATGAAACCTTAAATAAGAGTCTAAAAATATCTATTTCTGTTTTCTGGTGTGTTTTTTTATTAAAAGTGTTATTTAATGTAAATCCATTTTATGCTGCTATAGCAGCAGTATCTTGCTTACAAGGGACAATAAAAGATTCTTTTAAAGTTGGCGTAGAAAGAGTAATCGGAACTATCTTTGGTGGTGTAGTAGGATTATTTGCAATCTACTTTATAACAACAGAAGCTAATGATTTTAAAGGAAGTTTAATAATGGCTTTATCCATGATTATAATAATTTTTGGATGTACTTATATTTTGAAGAAGCCAGCATCAAGCACTATAGCATGTATTGTTTTCTTAGGTATAGCAACTAATATGGAAGGGAGAGATCCTTACTTTTGGGCTGGAAAAAGAATTCTAACCACTATAGTAGGAGTTATTATAGCTTTGGTTTGGAATTGGATATTAAGTGGTGAGTACAAAAGTTTTAAAAAAAGAAAAAGAGTTTAAAAAAAGTAGGATTATTACAATCCTACTTTTTAATTAATTATTTACGAACAAGACCAATTCCATCTCCAAAGGGAAGTAAAACGAAATTGTGATTTTTAGAAAGATAAGTTATAAACTCATCAAGTCTTCTTACAATTGTTTTAAATCTTTTTGGATATTCTTTATAAAGATAACCTCTAAACATTATATTATCAATAAAAATCATTCCATCATCAGCGAGTCTCTCAAAAGAATCAGTGAAAAATTCCATATAGTGTCCCTTAGAAGCATCTATAAAAATAAAGTCAAACTTTTCATTAAGTTTTTTAACTTCCTCAACACCATCTCCTAAAATCAGATTAACTGAATTTAAAAGCTCTCCTTTCTTAAAGTTTTCAAGAGCTTGATTATATCTAATTTCATCAATTTCGATAGTTGTTAATTTACCACCATTTTTTTTTGCAACTCTTCCCATAATAGTTCCAGAGTATCCAATAGCAGTTCCTATTTCAAGTATATTTTTAAAATTGTGACTAGAAGTTAAAAATTCAAGATATTTAGCAACTTCTTTTGTAACAATAGGTACATTATTTTCAATTGCAAAGGCTTCCATCTCTAAGATTAAAGGATCCTTTTCCTCTATTTTGCTAACAACATATTCATTAGCTTCTTTTAATTCGTCTAACATTATTCAAAATCCTTTCTTAGTTTAATAATATAAAAATTATCTAAAATTTCTTCAGTATAATCAATTAAGAAACCTCCAATTGAATCAAAATGTCCGTTTACATTTTGAGGAAGGTCAAATTTTAAAACAGAGAAATTTTTATGATTATTTAAAAATTTAATGATATTATCTGTATTTTCTTCAGAAAATATAGTACAAGTACTATATACAAGTTCTCCACCAACTTTTAATGAGAAAGCTGCAGAATCAAGGATTTCATACTGTAGTGTAGATAATTCATGAACGTTATTCATATTTTTATTATATAGTGCTTCAGGTTTTTTTCTAAGAACACCATATCCACTACATGGAGCATCTACAAGAATTTTATCAAATTTTTGCCCCTGCTCTTTAAGTTTACGAGCATCTAATTTAATTGGTTTTACATTACTAAGTCCTAGTTTATGTAAGTTTTCTTCTATTATTTTTATTTTATGCTGATGAATATCAAGAGCAAAAATTTCTCCAGTATTATTCATAAGTTCCCCTAAAACCGCTGTTTTACTTCCAGGAGCACTGCATGTATCTACAACTTTTTCTCCAGGTAAAGGATTTAGAATTTTTGCAGCTAAATATGAAGAGCCATCTTGAGCAATGATTTTTCCATCTTTAAATTCAGGTGTATGTAATATAACTCCTGAATCAACATAATAAATAGTATCAACTTTTTTAATAATGTCAATTTTTAACTCTTTTAAAAGAGTTTCAAACTCTTTTTCAGAGTATTTTAAAGTATTTACTCTAATACTCATGTATGGAACTTTTTTTAATGATATTAAAACTTGTTCAGTAGAATCTCCATACTCTTTTTTTATTTTCTCATAAAACCATCTAGGATAAGAGTATAAAATATCAAGTTTATCCTCGTCTTTTAATTTTTTTATTTCATCTTCTTTATCTCTTAAATAACTTCTGATAACTCCATTAACAAACTTACTAACGGGTATTCCGAATTTATTTTTAGTTAATTCAGTTGCTTCCCATGCAATACCTTTGTCGTCGCTATTCATAAAAGTAGCTTGATAGATAGAGATTTTTAATAAATTTTTAATCCAATTTTTTTTAATAGCTTTAGTTCTTTTTTCTAATTGGTAATTTAAATAAATATCATTTCTAATGACTCCATAGAAAACTTCAGTTATAAAACCACGCTCTCCTTTACTTAAATTATTTTTTGAAAAGTATTCATTTAAAAGAATATTTGAATATTTTCCTTTTTCAAATTCACTTAATAAACCAATAATTCTTTGTTTTATATTCAATATAACATCTCCTAACTATATAACTTTATATAACTCATCACTTTGAGGAGGCATAATTTCCAACCTCTTACCATTTTTAACAAGAACTTTTTCTTTAGAAGTGGTAAACTCTCCAATATCGAAAGCGGGAATGTTGTTTTCTTTCAATTTTTCAATTAAAGGAACAGCATTATTTTTTCCAACTACCATAAGCATAGTTCCACTTGATATAAGCTTTAAAGGGTTAATTTTAAAATAATTACAAATCTCTTTTGTGCATTTAGGTATAAATATTTTCTCATATGAAATTTCAACGCCTAAATTATAAAAGCAGCTAGACTCCCAAAGCGCACCTAAAAGGCCACCTTCAGTCACATCATGCATTCCTTTTGAGAATTTATTGGCAATAATACCATCTTTTACAACACTAGTTAAATCTAAAAGTGCTTTTGCATCATTAACAAGCTCTTTAGAAAAAGTATCGAGAAGTTCACTTTCTTTTTCAAAGGCAATAATGCCAGTTCCTTCAATTCCAACTCCTTTTGTTATAATTAATCTATCACCAGCAGTAATGTGCTCTCTTTTTTTAAAATTATCTTTTGTCCCAATACCAATTGAGGTAGCAGATATTATCGTTTTATTAACCGCAGCGGTAATTTCAGTATGTCCACCAATTATAGAAACACCAAGCTTATCAGCTTCTTGCTGAGCTTCTCTCATAATTTCAGCAATTTCCTCCTTTTTTGTTTCTGGAGGAGCTAAAATTGTAAGCATAATTCCAATAGGAGGGATTCCCTCTGTAGCAATATCATTACAGTTAATATTAATAGCCAACTTACCTAGACCACTATTACTACCTGTAATTGGATCAGTTGATAAATAAACAATATTATCTCCAACCTCAATAGCAGCACAGTCACTACCAATTTCTCCAAAAGAAAGTATTTTATCATTGTTATTTTTAATATTATTAAAAATTAAATCTTTTAAATCTGAAATAGTAAGTTTACCAATCTTCATATTTACTCCTCATATGTAGTAGAATTTTATAATATATTATACTATATTTTATAAAAATAAAAAACCCTTACTTAGTATTTAAGTAAGGGAAAATATTTTTTAAAATAATCCAGTTATAACACCATGTTCGTCAATATCAATAAGTTCAGCAGCAGGAACTTTTGGTAAACCTGGCATATCAATAATTCCACCAGCCATAGCAATGATAAAACCAGCACCAGCAGCTAATTTGATAGTATCAATTTCAACTGTAAAGTTATTAGGTCTTCCAAGAAGATTAGCTTTATCAGAGATTGATTTTTGAGTTTTTGACATACAAATTGGAAGTGATCCATATCCAAGTTCTTCTAGTTGTTTTATTGTTTTATTAGCAGCACCAGAGAACGTAACTCCATTTGCTCCATAAATCTCTGTACATATTTTTGAAATTTTATCTTTTATAGGTAAATCTAGATTATATAGAGGTTTATATTTAGTATTATTTTCTTCTAATTTCTCAAGAACTAGCTTGGCAAGTTCTTCACCACCTTCACCACCTTTAGCCCAAACTTCACATAAAGCCACTGGAGCGTCTAAACTTTCACAGTGAGACTTAATTAAGCTAATTTCAGCATCAGTATCAGTAACAAATTTATTAATTGCTACAACAACTGGTAAATTAAATTTTTTCATATTTTCAATATGCTTGTCTAAGTTAGCTAAACCTAATTTTAAAGCATCTAAATTTTCTTCATTAAGAATTTTAGCACCACCGTGATGTTTTAATGCTCTAACAGTAGCAACAATAACAACACAATTAGGATTTAAACCTCCTTTTCTACATTTAATATCTAAAAACTTTTCAGCACCTAAGTCAGCAGCAAATCCAGCTTCTGTAACAGCAACGTCTGAAAGCTTAAGAGCTAATTTTGTAGCAAGTAGTGAATTACATCCATGAGCGATATTAGCAAATGGGCCACCATGGATTATAACAGGAGTATTTTCTAAAGTTTGTACTAAATTTGGCTTTATAGCTTCTTTTAAAAGAGCTGTAACAGCACCAGAAATTTTTAAATCATTTATTGTAAGAGGTTTATCATTATAATCGTAACCAAAAACAATTTTACCAATATTTTCTTTTAGTTCTTTTAAAGAGTTTGAAAGACAAAGTGTTGCCATAATTTCAGAAGCAACAGTTATTTGAAAAGAATCTTGTCTTGGATACCCATTGGCTTTACCTCCAAGTCCAATAACAATATTTCTAAGATTTCTATCATTCATATCAACTACTCTTTTCCAAGTAATCTTAGTATTATCAATACCTAAAGAATTACCTTGAGTAATATGATTATCAATACAAGCAGAAACAAGATTATGAGCGACTCCAATTGCGTGGAAATCGCCAGTAAAATGTAAATTGATATCTTCCATTGGTATAACTTGTGAATAACCTCCACCAGTAGCTCCACCCTTCATTCCAAAGACAGGCCCTAAAGACGGTTCTCTAAGAGCTGCAACTGAAGAAATACCTATTTTATTTAAAGCTTGTGTTAAACCAACAGTAACAGTAGATTTTCCTTCTCCTGCAGGTGTTGGTGTAATAGCCGTAACAAGAACTAATTTCCCATCTTCTTTGTTAGCAAGTTCATCTAATAAAGAAAGATTAAGTTTAGCTTTGTATTTTCCGTAAGTATCATAATAATCCTCAGTAATATTTAGCCTAGAAGCTATTTCAGAAATTTTTAATAGTTTTGCTTCTTGTGCAATTTGTATATCTGTTTTCATAGACCCCTCCTTGAAAAATAAAGTGTTCTAAGATAAATTAGAAAAATATCTCATTGATATAATTGTACCTCAAAATAATGAAAAAATAAAGGTTAATAAATTAAAATAAAAAATTGATTTTTTGTAATATTAG harbors:
- a CDS encoding FAD-dependent oxidoreductase, with product MYTPEMRELIKKVEATRAQRIAQGDFPRMTADEKTDVLKENHPDYIEEGFVEIKIGPNKGDKVPTELGLLLHGKSRLENIDIDLNKIDYETDVLIIGGGGAGAAAALEAHKVGAKVLIATKLRFGDANTMMAEGGIQAADKPDDSPAKHYLDVMGGGHYSNVPELAAALVKDAPLAIKWLDNLGVMFDKEKDGTMVTTHGGGTSRKRMHAAADYSGAEIMRVLRDEVQNQEIEVLEFSPAVELVLDEERKVAGAVLYNIETEEYHVVKAKTVILATGGAGRLHYQGFPTSNHYGATADGLVLGYRAGAKLAFADTIQYHPTGVAFPAQIFGALVTEKVRSLGATPLNIDGEQFVYHLETRDVEASAIIRECNKKNKGIEAPNGVKGVWLDTPLIEILNGPGTIEKRVPAMLRMYQKFGIDMRKEPILIYPTLHYQNGGLLIDENGATEIKNLYVAGEAAGGIHGKNRLMGNSLLDIIVFGRRAGKAAGSISKDVEITNLTLNHVEKYHKMLKKENIQLSSISPMLLPNYTHRGK
- a CDS encoding FUSC family protein, which produces MGKEYDETLNKSLKISISVFWCVFLLKVLFNVNPFYAAIAAVSCLQGTIKDSFKVGVERVIGTIFGGVVGLFAIYFITTEANDFKGSLIMALSMIIIIFGCTYILKKPASSTIACIVFLGIATNMEGRDPYFWAGKRILTTIVGVIIALVWNWILSGEYKSFKKRKRV
- a CDS encoding O-methyltransferase, which encodes MLDELKEANEYVVSKIEEKDPLILEMEAFAIENNVPIVTKEVAKYLEFLTSSHNFKNILEIGTAIGYSGTIMGRVAKKNGGKLTTIEIDEIRYNQALENFKKGELLNSVNLILGDGVEEVKKLNEKFDFIFIDASKGHYMEFFTDSFERLADDGMIFIDNIMFRGYLYKEYPKRFKTIVRRLDEFITYLSKNHNFVLLPFGDGIGLVRK
- the rsmB gene encoding 16S rRNA (cytosine(967)-C(5))-methyltransferase RsmB is translated as MNIKQRIIGLLSEFEKGKYSNILLNEYFSKNNLSKGERGFITEVFYGVIRNDIYLNYQLEKRTKAIKKNWIKNLLKISIYQATFMNSDDKGIAWEATELTKNKFGIPVSKFVNGVIRSYLRDKEDEIKKLKDEDKLDILYSYPRWFYEKIKKEYGDSTEQVLISLKKVPYMSIRVNTLKYSEKEFETLLKELKIDIIKKVDTIYYVDSGVILHTPEFKDGKIIAQDGSSYLAAKILNPLPGEKVVDTCSAPGSKTAVLGELMNNTGEIFALDIHQHKIKIIEENLHKLGLSNVKPIKLDARKLKEQGQKFDKILVDAPCSGYGVLRKKPEALYNKNMNNVHELSTLQYEILDSAAFSLKVGGELVYSTCTIFSEENTDNIIKFLNNHKNFSVLKFDLPQNVNGHFDSIGGFLIDYTEEILDNFYIIKLRKDFE
- a CDS encoding AIR synthase family protein — its product is MKIGKLTISDLKDLIFNNIKNNNDKILSFGEIGSDCAAIEVGDNIVYLSTDPITGSNSGLGKLAININCNDIATEGIPPIGIMLTILAPPETKKEEIAEIMREAQQEADKLGVSIIGGHTEITAAVNKTIISATSIGIGTKDNFKKREHITAGDRLIITKGVGIEGTGIIAFEKESELLDTFSKELVNDAKALLDLTSVVKDGIIANKFSKGMHDVTEGGLLGALWESSCFYNLGVEISYEKIFIPKCTKEICNYFKINPLKLISSGTMLMVVGKNNAVPLIEKLKENNIPAFDIGEFTTSKEKVLVKNGKRLEIMPPQSDELYKVI
- a CDS encoding formate--tetrahydrofolate ligase, whose translation is MKTDIQIAQEAKLLKISEIASRLNITEDYYDTYGKYKAKLNLSLLDELANKEDGKLVLVTAITPTPAGEGKSTVTVGLTQALNKIGISSVAALREPSLGPVFGMKGGATGGGYSQVIPMEDINLHFTGDFHAIGVAHNLVSACIDNHITQGNSLGIDNTKITWKRVVDMNDRNLRNIVIGLGGKANGYPRQDSFQITVASEIMATLCLSNSLKELKENIGKIVFGYDYNDKPLTINDLKISGAVTALLKEAIKPNLVQTLENTPVIIHGGPFANIAHGCNSLLATKLALKLSDVAVTEAGFAADLGAEKFLDIKCRKGGLNPNCVVIVATVRALKHHGGAKILNEENLDALKLGLANLDKHIENMKKFNLPVVVAINKFVTDTDAEISLIKSHCESLDAPVALCEVWAKGGEGGEELAKLVLEKLEENNTKYKPLYNLDLPIKDKISKICTEIYGANGVTFSGAANKTIKQLEELGYGSLPICMSKTQKSISDKANLLGRPNNFTVEIDTIKLAAGAGFIIAMAGGIIDMPGLPKVPAAELIDIDEHGVITGLF